In Silene latifolia isolate original U9 population chromosome X, ASM4854445v1, whole genome shotgun sequence, the following proteins share a genomic window:
- the LOC141617452 gene encoding protein FAR1-RELATED SEQUENCE 5-like yields the protein MSPSFYFDFEVDDEKRLSKVFWADPISIKNYALFGEAVSFDATYNFNEYKMMFCPFIGVDNHKRCVTFAGGLLRKEDGESFTWLFENFVKAMGDCYPTTIIIDQCKGINQVIKDVFGDKTQHRLCMWHIMKKLPHKVGPTICQNTNFLKEINSIVWDGEIDTQEFELRWKSILSSYELSDHEWLKSMFDIRSSWIPAYFRDIYLGGIMRTTSRSESENSFFGNFTNPHLTLVEFWMRFQSAMDAQHWKYAKVTADDKNSSPKLSTPLLLEKKTSEFYTTTVFYQFQEELQTACFTCGLSPRTTKDNNEHISIMDREKDKVYIVDLSGNKFSCSCKMFERIGLLCKHVLWVLKDRGFDDIPTEYLLDRWGKYATCRPIFNVVGTTLLADCMSIENQQSKISELWSSIYFDFAC from the coding sequence ATGTCTCCATCATTTTATTTCGACTTTGAGgtggatgatgaaaaaagactaAGTAAGGTTTTTTGGGCAGATCCAATCTCAATTAAAAACTATGCCCTTTTTGGGGAAGCCGTCTCTTTTGATGCTACTTATAACTTCAATGAATATAAAATGATGTTTTGTCCGTTCATTGGTGTGGACAACCATAAAAGATGCGTCACTTTTGCGGGTGGTTTGTTAAGAAAGGAAGATGGAGAATCATTTACCTGGTTATTTGAGAATTTTGTGAAGGCTATGGGTGATTGCTATCCTACTACAATTATAATCGACCAATGCAAAGGCATCAATCAAGTCATAAAAGATGTGTTTGGTGACAAAACACAACACCGAttatgcatgtggcatataatgaaaaagTTGCCGCACAAAGTCGGGCCGACAATTTGCCAAAACACaaactttttgaaggaaataaatTCTATTGTTTGGGATGGAGAGATTGATACACAAGAATTCGAATTGAGATGGAAATCAATCCTTTCTTCGTATGAGCTTTCTGATCATGAGTGGCTGAAGTCAATGTTTGACATTCGTTCAAGTTGGATTCCTGCCTACTTCAGAGACATATATCTTGGTGGGATTATGCGCACAACATCAAGGTCAGAATCTGAAAATAGCTTCTTTGGAAATTTCACAAACCCGCACCTTACtcttgttgagttttggatgcgtttccaATCGGCTATGGATGCGCAGCATTGGAAATATGCTAAGGTGACTGCCGATGATAAGAACTCTTCTCCAAAATTATCAACACCTCTCCTTCTAGAAAAAAAAACCTCTGAATTTTACACCACCACTGTTTTTTATCAATTTCAAGAAGAACTCCAAACTGCGTGTTTTACTTGTGGTCTTTCACCGAGGACAACTAAAGACAACAATGAGCATATTTCAATAATGGACCGCGAGAAAGACAAGGTATACATAGTTGATTTAAGTGGTAATAAGTTTTCTTGTTCGTGTAAGATGTTTGAAAGAATTGGGTTACTTTGTAAGCATGTTCTGTGGGTGTTAAAAGATAGAGGGTTTGATGATATCCCTACGGAGTATCTATTAGACAGATGGGGCAAATATGCAACTTGTCGTCCCATTTTTAATGTTGTTGGGACAACCCTCCTAGCTGATTGTATGTCAATAGAAAACCAACAAAGTAAGATAAGTGAATTGTGGTCAAGTATTTACTTCGATTTCGCTTGTTGA